A window of Terriglobales bacterium contains these coding sequences:
- a CDS encoding proline--tRNA ligase, producing MHRWSEMFIPTLREAPADAEVPSHKFLVRAGYVRQLAAGIYSYLFLGQRSILKITNIVRQEMDRIGQEFYLPTLHPRELWEASGRWQVMGDNMFRLKDRGGRDLCLGMTHEEVMTEIARKEVRSYKQLPQIWYQIQTKFRDEPRPKSGLLRVRQFIMKDSYSFDLDPAGLDVSYQKHHDTYCRIFDRCGLKYSVVEAHSGAMGGSQSHEFMVMTDAGEDRVASCAKCGYAANMEKAASRLDPVEDLPGDSKPEEVATPGQRTIEQVSKYLGVSPKNKIKTLAYMASEPDPRTGEKRQRPLVVLLRGDHALNEAKLTTALEGRESRPMHLEEIQQFFRAPAGYLGPVGMAGFHEKMSPSPTQEMVMQALPIILGDKALEGRKNLITGANKEDFHLRNVTPGRDFTVSKWVDLRLAAAGEGCPECGTPLTVSKAVEVGHIFKLGYKYAESMGARVLDKDGKEVALIMGSYGIGMERILTAAVEQSHDEGGFWLPPQIAPFEVVVTPINAADAVLGPTAREIAEKLEAAGFDVLLDDRDERPGVKFKDADLIGIPFRVTVGKKVAEGKVEVLRRSTRETQDATIASIVGHLEKLLRPAP from the coding sequence ATGCATCGCTGGTCTGAAATGTTCATCCCGACGCTGCGCGAGGCCCCGGCCGACGCGGAAGTCCCCAGCCACAAATTCCTGGTGCGCGCGGGATACGTGCGCCAGCTCGCCGCCGGGATCTACTCCTACCTTTTCCTGGGCCAGCGCTCCATCTTGAAGATCACCAACATCGTGCGCCAGGAGATGGACCGCATCGGACAGGAGTTCTACCTGCCGACGCTGCATCCCCGCGAACTGTGGGAGGCCAGCGGGCGCTGGCAGGTGATGGGCGACAACATGTTCCGCCTGAAGGACCGCGGCGGACGCGACCTGTGTCTGGGCATGACCCACGAAGAGGTGATGACCGAGATTGCGCGCAAGGAAGTGCGCAGCTACAAGCAGTTGCCGCAGATCTGGTACCAGATCCAGACCAAGTTCCGCGACGAGCCCCGGCCCAAGTCCGGCCTGCTGCGGGTGCGCCAGTTCATCATGAAGGATTCCTACTCCTTCGACCTCGACCCGGCCGGGCTGGACGTCTCTTACCAGAAGCACCACGACACCTATTGCCGCATCTTCGACCGCTGCGGCTTGAAGTACTCGGTGGTGGAAGCGCACTCGGGCGCCATGGGCGGCTCGCAGTCGCACGAGTTCATGGTGATGACCGACGCGGGCGAGGACAGGGTGGCCTCCTGTGCCAAGTGCGGCTACGCCGCCAACATGGAAAAGGCCGCATCGCGGCTGGATCCGGTCGAAGACCTGCCAGGAGACTCGAAGCCGGAAGAGGTGGCGACTCCGGGGCAGCGCACCATCGAGCAGGTGTCGAAGTATCTGGGGGTCTCGCCCAAGAACAAGATCAAGACCCTGGCCTACATGGCCTCGGAGCCCGACCCGCGGACGGGTGAGAAGCGGCAGCGGCCGCTGGTCGTGCTGCTGCGCGGCGACCACGCGCTCAACGAGGCCAAGCTCACCACCGCGCTCGAGGGCCGCGAGTCCCGTCCCATGCATCTGGAGGAGATCCAGCAGTTCTTCCGCGCGCCCGCCGGCTATCTGGGACCGGTGGGGATGGCGGGCTTCCACGAAAAGATGTCCCCCAGTCCCACGCAGGAGATGGTCATGCAGGCGCTGCCCATCATCCTGGGCGACAAAGCCCTCGAAGGCCGCAAGAACCTGATCACCGGCGCCAACAAGGAGGACTTCCACCTCCGCAACGTGACGCCGGGACGCGACTTCACCGTCAGCAAGTGGGTGGACCTGCGGCTGGCGGCGGCGGGCGAGGGCTGTCCGGAGTGCGGGACGCCGCTCACCGTGTCCAAGGCGGTCGAGGTGGGCCACATCTTCAAGCTGGGCTACAAGTACGCCGAGTCGATGGGGGCTCGGGTCCTGGACAAAGACGGCAAAGAGGTCGCGCTCATCATGGGCAGCTACGGCATCGGGATGGAGCGCATCCTCACCGCCGCAGTCGAGCAAAGCCACGACGAAGGCGGCTTCTGGCTGCCGCCACAAATCGCGCCCTTCGAGGTGGTGGTCACCCCCATCAACGCCGCTGACGCAGTCCTGGGGCCCACCGCACGGGAAATCGCGGAAAAGCTGGAGGCCGCCGGGTTCGACGTCCTGCTCGACGACCGCGACGAGCGCCCCGGCGTGAAGTTCAAAGACGCCGACCTGATCGGCATCCCCTTCCGCG
- a CDS encoding KpsF/GutQ family sugar-phosphate isomerase has protein sequence MKRTGENVVRIEAEALRALADRIAGPMAAAFERAVELLHACAGRVVVTGLGKSGIVARKIAATLSSTGTPSLFLHPAEALHGDLGMLARGDVVIALSSSGETEEIVRLLPTVKRIGAPLISMTGDNLFGSKNPRNRSTLTAAADVALDCSIAQEACSLGLAPTASTTTMMALGDALAVALADKRGFKEADFADLHPGGKLGKKLARVSSLMHAGEAMPKVTPKTQMSDVIYEMSRKGLGITTVVEKGKLVGVISDGDLRRLLERRSKTKERRSKTKDKASKAKGKPVKDVLELTAAECMTRNPRTVAPDAFAAAALGIMEEKKITSLVVVDSKGRPQGILHLHDLWGTEMV, from the coding sequence ATGAAGCGCACAGGCGAAAACGTTGTCCGCATAGAAGCCGAAGCCCTGCGGGCGCTGGCGGACCGCATCGCCGGGCCCATGGCCGCGGCCTTCGAGCGCGCCGTCGAGTTGCTGCACGCGTGCGCGGGACGCGTGGTGGTGACGGGGTTGGGCAAGAGCGGCATCGTGGCGCGCAAGATCGCGGCCACGCTCAGCTCCACCGGCACGCCCTCGCTCTTCCTGCATCCCGCCGAGGCGCTGCACGGCGACCTGGGCATGCTGGCGCGCGGCGACGTGGTGATTGCGCTCTCCTCGAGCGGCGAGACGGAGGAGATCGTGCGTCTACTTCCGACCGTCAAGCGCATCGGGGCACCCCTCATTTCCATGACGGGCGACAACTTGTTCGGCAGCAAGAACCCAAGGAACCGGTCTACCCTGACCGCGGCCGCCGACGTGGCGCTCGACTGCTCCATCGCGCAGGAAGCCTGTTCGCTGGGCCTCGCGCCCACGGCTTCCACCACCACAATGATGGCGCTGGGCGACGCCCTGGCCGTGGCGCTGGCCGATAAGCGCGGCTTCAAGGAAGCCGACTTCGCCGACCTCCATCCCGGCGGCAAGCTGGGTAAGAAGCTGGCGCGCGTCTCGTCGCTGATGCACGCGGGCGAGGCCATGCCCAAGGTCACGCCCAAGACGCAGATGTCCGACGTGATCTACGAGATGTCGCGCAAGGGCCTGGGCATCACCACGGTGGTCGAGAAGGGGAAGCTGGTGGGGGTGATCTCGGACGGCGACCTGCGGCGGCTGCTGGAACGGCGGAGCAAGACGAAAGAACGGCGCAGCAAGACGAAAGACAAGGCAAGCAAGGCGAAGGGCAAGCCGGTCAAGGATGTGCTGGAGCTGACCGCCGCCGAGTGCATGACGCGCAATCCAAGGACCGTCGCCCCTGACGCCTTTGCCGCCGCCGCCCTGGGCATCATGGAAGAAAAGAAAATCACCTCGCTGGTAGTGGTGGATTCGAAGGGCCGGCCCCAGGGAATCCTCCACCTGCATGACCTGTGGGGGACGGAGATGGTTTGA
- a CDS encoding thioredoxin family protein, which yields MRLSFKHLLCLSACLALLLPAVLAQRRKTPLKAPAVKRDLYPTDADATADIQKALKQAAQEHKNVLLEFGANWCYDCHVLDNAFHDPQIQPLLDRNFVVVHVDVEEFNKNTGLARQYQVPLEKGIPALAVLDRKDKLLFSQKQGEFESARSLSVEDVLDFLNRWKPHS from the coding sequence ATGCGCCTGAGTTTCAAGCATCTGCTTTGCTTGTCCGCCTGCCTGGCCCTCCTCTTGCCCGCTGTATTGGCCCAACGGCGCAAGACTCCATTGAAGGCGCCCGCGGTGAAGCGCGACCTTTATCCCACCGACGCCGATGCCACGGCCGACATTCAGAAAGCCTTGAAACAAGCCGCCCAGGAACACAAGAACGTGCTACTCGAGTTCGGCGCCAATTGGTGCTACGACTGCCACGTACTGGATAACGCCTTCCATGATCCCCAGATCCAGCCGTTGTTGGACCGGAACTTCGTGGTGGTGCACGTGGATGTGGAAGAGTTCAACAAGAACACCGGCCTGGCCAGACAATACCAAGTGCCCCTGGAAAAAGGCATCCCGGCCCTCGCCGTGCTCGACAGGAAGGACAAGCTCCTCTTCAGCCAGAAACAAGGCGAGTTCGAATCCGCCCGCTCGCTGAGTGTGGAAGACGTCCTCGATTTCTTGAACCGATGGAAGCCGCATTCGTAG